The following nucleotide sequence is from Gordonia jinghuaiqii.
GGGATCAGCGCATCTCGCCCGCGCCCACGTACGGGAACCGGGTCTTCAGCAGGTCACCGTCGGCGAACCGTGCGAAGCGAAAGTCCGACTCGGGGATGCGCGGATCGGCACTGCGGCCGTCGACGACCAGGTCGGCGATCAACCGGCCGACGGCCGGTGAGATCTTGAACCCGTGGCCGCTGAACCCGGCTGCCAGGACGAGACCGTCCAACGGCCCGCGCGAGATGATGGGATTCCAGTCCGGGGTCACGTCGTAGCAGCCGGCGTAGCTGGTGGTGATCGCCGGAGCGGTGAACCCGGGGAATCGGGTACCGACCTTGTCGACGGTGAGATCGATGAAGGCGGAATCGGCGCGGTTGCTGTAGTCGTCGGGGTCGGCGATGTCGAGGGCCGCGAGGTCGCTGTTGCCGAACAGGATTTCGCCACGGACATCTGGGCGGACATACTGCAGCGACACCAGGTCGGAGAAGACCGGCACCTCACCGAGATCGTCACCGGGGTTGATCATCACGATCTGTTCGCGATGCACCTCGATCGGGACGTCGATGCCGTAGGGCGCGAGGAACGGCTTGGACCACACACCGGTCGCGACGACGACGGTGTCCGCGGAGATCGTCGATCCGTCGGCGAGGTGGACACCGGTGACGCGGTCGGCGTCGACGATGAGTCCGATGACGTTGGTACCCTGTCGGATTCGGATGCCGGTTGCCCGTGCCGATGCCGCGAAGGCCTGTGCGGTCTGGTAGGCGTCGCCGTACCCGCCGCGCTCTTCCCAGCCGAAGGCGGCGAAGGGCTCGAGGTCGGCGGTCGGCCACATCTTGGCCACCTCGGCGGCGTCGATCTCCTCGTTCTGCACCCCGACCTCACGCTGGGCGGCGAGGCTCTTGCGCATGTTCTCGACATTCGCCTCCCCCACCCCGACGACGTATCCCGTCTGCCGGAAACCGATGTCGGTGCCGAAGATCTCCGCGGCCTTCTCGAACACCTCGAGTCCGACTGCGGCCATCGCGGCCAGAGAACTGACCCCGTAATGGCAACGGACGATGCCTGAGGACTTGCCGGTCATACCGCCGCCGACGGTGTCCCGTTCGCAGACGACCACATCGGTGACGCCGCGCTGCCCGAGCGCCCACGCCGCGGCCGCACCTTCGAGGCCGCCGCCGACGATGACGACCGACGCTGTGGTGTCGCTCACAGCCCCGTCCCCGGAATCCAGCTGGTGCCGGCGAGCGGGACGCGGGCCATGGCCGACGCCTCGATCGAGATGGCCACCAGGTCTTCGGGTTCCAGATGTTGCAGATGCGCCTTGCCGCAGGCACGGGCGATGGTCTGTGCCTCCATGGTCATCACCCGCAGGAAGTTCGCGAGACGCTTGCCCCCGAGGACCGGGTCGAATCGCGCCGACAGCTCAGGGTCCTGCGTACTGATGCCCGCGGGGTCGCGTCCGTCCTGGAAGTCGTCGTAGTACCCGGCGGCCGAGCCGAGCGCCTCGTACTCCTCGGCGTAACGGGGATCGTTGTCGCCCAGCGCGATCAGCGCGGCGGTACCGATCGCGACCGCGTCGGCGCCGAGTGCCATCGCCTTCGCGACGTCGGCACCGTTACGGATGCCGCCCGAGACGATCAGCTGTACTTCTCGATGAACGCCGAGTTCCTGCAGTGCCTGCACCGCCTGCGGTATCGCGGCGAGGGTCGGGATTCCCACGTGCTCGATGAACACGTCCTGGGTGGCGGCGGTGCCGCCCTGCATCCCGTCGACCACCACGACGTCGGCACCGGAGTGCACCGCGAGCTTCACGTCGTAGTAGGTCCGGGTGGCTCCGACCTTGACGTAGATCGGCTTCTCCCAGTCGGTGATCTCGCGCAGCTCGTTGATCTTGATGGCGAGGTCATCGGGACCGGTCCAGTCGGGGTGACGGCACGCGCTTCGCTGGTCGATGCCCTGGGGCAGGGTGCGCATCCCGGCGACCCGTTCGGAGATCTTCTGTCCCAGCAACATCCCGCCGCCGCCGGGCTTGGCGCCCTGCCCCAGGACGATCTCGATCGCGTCGGCCTTGCGCAGATCGTCGGGGTTCATCCCGTACCGCGACGGCAGGTACTGGTAGACGAGGTGTTTGGACTGACCGCGCTCCTCGGGGGTCATGCCGCCGTCACCGGTGGTGGTCGACGTGCCGACCTCCGATGCGCCGCGTCCCAGCGCCTCCTTGGCCGCGGCCGACAACGCACCGAAGCTCATCCCGGCGATCGTGACCGGAGTCGACAGATGCAGCGGGAACTTCGCATTGCGGCTACCCAGCACGACGTCGGTGTCGCAGCGTTCGCGATAT
It contains:
- a CDS encoding NAD(P)/FAD-dependent oxidoreductase, producing the protein MSDTTASVVIVGGGLEGAAAAWALGQRGVTDVVVCERDTVGGGMTGKSSGIVRCHYGVSSLAAMAAVGLEVFEKAAEIFGTDIGFRQTGYVVGVGEANVENMRKSLAAQREVGVQNEEIDAAEVAKMWPTADLEPFAAFGWEERGGYGDAYQTAQAFAASARATGIRIRQGTNVIGLIVDADRVTGVHLADGSTISADTVVVATGVWSKPFLAPYGIDVPIEVHREQIVMINPGDDLGEVPVFSDLVSLQYVRPDVRGEILFGNSDLAALDIADPDDYSNRADSAFIDLTVDKVGTRFPGFTAPAITTSYAGCYDVTPDWNPIISRGPLDGLVLAAGFSGHGFKISPAVGRLIADLVVDGRSADPRIPESDFRFARFADGDLLKTRFPYVGAGEMR
- a CDS encoding FMN-binding glutamate synthase family protein — protein: MTENLSVEQRGLRESATFDRTTIAAIQRAAETGIYDIRGWGAKRKLPHFDDLLFLGASMSRYPLEGYRERCDTDVVLGSRNAKFPLHLSTPVTIAGMSFGALSAAAKEALGRGASEVGTSTTTGDGGMTPEERGQSKHLVYQYLPSRYGMNPDDLRKADAIEIVLGQGAKPGGGGMLLGQKISERVAGMRTLPQGIDQRSACRHPDWTGPDDLAIKINELREITDWEKPIYVKVGATRTYYDVKLAVHSGADVVVVDGMQGGTAATQDVFIEHVGIPTLAAIPQAVQALQELGVHREVQLIVSGGIRNGADVAKAMALGADAVAIGTAALIALGDNDPRYAEEYEALGSAAGYYDDFQDGRDPAGISTQDPELSARFDPVLGGKRLANFLRVMTMEAQTIARACGKAHLQHLEPEDLVAISIEASAMARVPLAGTSWIPGTGL